TGCTTGGCCAGATAGACCTGTGCGGCATTGATTCCGAGCGCTTCGGAGGTCTTCTTGACCCCCCAGCCCTTCATCACATAGCAGTCAAAAATCTGAAACTGACGCGGGGAAACCTTGGCTTTCACGCGCTCAAGGGCGGCGGCGGTGATGTTGTCCCGCCACTCGCGGTCCCAGATGTTTTCCAGCAGGTTGTCCTTGTCCTGGGAGAGGCGGTCGATGACCTGACCGCTGGTGTCTTCGGTGTCGGCATTGCCCTGATCGGCCAGGGAGGGCTGGCGCTTGCGGGCGCGGAAGACGTCGAGAATGCGCCAGCGCGTCATCTGCAGCAGCCAGGCTTTGAACGAGCCTGCGCGGGGGTCATACTGGCCCTTCTGCACCTGACGGGCGATGGCGATGACCGTCTCCTGCACGACGTCAAAGGCCTCCTCGCGGGTGAGGCCGGCCTTGGTGCCCACGCTGAAGATGAGGCGCCAGTACGTCTGATAAAACTCGTTCCAGGTCTTCTGATCCTCCCAATTGTTGAGACGCTCGATCAAGCTCTTGCGGGTTTTCTCCCACAAGCCCTTGTCTTTCTTCACGTCCTCCGGAATCGGAATGTCTGGTTCTGGTGCCGGTTTGCTCATTATGGGGGTTGATTCTCTGCGGATGAACCATGCTGTCAAACCTTTGAAACCCAGCTTATGTAGAGAAAAACGGCGAAAGAGACGCTTATTTTTTGCGGGGGTGGGCCTTTAAACGTTGTTATGCGATTCATGAGATTCATGAAGTCATTTCATGGACTTGGGAACACCCCGGCGGCATCGTTGGTTGCCATCGCCGGGGGGTGGGCTAGTCTGGCAGT
The sequence above is drawn from the Prosthecobacter vanneervenii genome and encodes:
- a CDS encoding RNA polymerase sigma factor; this encodes MSKPAPEPDIPIPEDVKKDKGLWEKTRKSLIERLNNWEDQKTWNEFYQTYWRLIFSVGTKAGLTREEAFDVVQETVIAIARQVQKGQYDPRAGSFKAWLLQMTRWRILDVFRARKRQPSLADQGNADTEDTSGQVIDRLSQDKDNLLENIWDREWRDNITAAALERVKAKVSPRQFQIFDCYVMKGWGVKKTSEALGINAAQVYLAKHRVGALVKKEVQALENTML